AATAGAGCTGCAGCGGATGTTTGCCGACCGGCAGCGTTTTCTCATGCGTCGGTCCGGCGGTTGGACGGTTAGTTTTTGCGCCGTTACCTTTGGCTTCCGGGTCCCAGGTCCAGACTTTCGCGGGCTGATACTGATGTTCCGACATAGTGGTTCGCCTTGTTGTGTTTGGTTTTTTGCTGCTACTGAGTGTAGCAGCGCGTGATACAGGCGATTTAACCGCGCTGGCGGTGGGATACAAAGTCTGATTATGTAAAGTTCTCTTGCGTAAAGAGCATAAAGTCGACTTTGCCGGGCTGGTAGATGTCGGGGATGTCGCCCTCTTCCAGATGGCGCAACAGCAGCGTCAAGGCCAGCTGAGCATGGCGCAGGGTGTTTTGATCGATCGTTAAGGTGAGCACGCGATCCTGTAACAGTTGGCGCGTAGTGCTATACAACTCGTGCGTGACGTACACCACTTTACCGTCGAGCCGATGGCGCGACAGGGCTTCGTAAATCTGGGTGTTGCCGATGCCGGTATTGTAGAGCCCCACAATCGGCGGCGAGGCGGCCAGCGTTTTTTCCAGCAGGCGACTGATACGCGCGCGCTCGTCCTGACCGGCGAGAATCTCGCGCAGACGCAGCTGCGGAAAGCGTTCGGCCAGCACCGCCTGGAAACCTTCAATGCGCAGGCGGTGCGCAGCATAATCGGCGCGCCCGCTCATCAGCACCACTTCACCCGGCTGCGACAGCATGCTGCCCAACATTAAACCGGCGGTGCGTCCGGCTTTGTATTGATCGATGCCTACGTGGCAGAGCCGCGCGGCATCCGGGAGATCGGCGACCAGCGTGATGACCGGTACGCCGCGCGCTTTACAGTCGGCCAGCGCAGCGTAAATCAGCGGATTTTCGTGGGCGAAAACGATCAGCGCATCACGCTTTTTACTGCTGGCAGTGATATGTGCCGCCAACTTTTCTGGCGCATTTTCCGGGATTAGCGTGCGGTGCAGACGCAAGCGGCGATAGCCGAGTTCGTCTGCAAGTGTGGCGAAGTCTTGTGCTAATTGCTGAAAGAAGAAGGAGGCGTTGCCGCTAAGCAGTACTTCAATCTGCCACGGATGGCGATGCTCTTCAGGCAGAATGCGTTTTAAACCGGCATCACGCGCTGCCTGCAGAATTTTTTTGCTCATGGCGGGCGACACGCCGCCGCGATCGTTTAATACCCGGTCAACGGTGGCGACACCGACGCCCACTTGTTTTGCCAGCTCGGCCAGCGTCACTGCTTTCATGGTGTAGGTTCCATTAGGGCGGGCCCTCATCCTAACCTTCTCCCGCCAGCGGGAGAAGGGACCGATCGAGCTCGCTTTGAGCTCTCCCCCTGTGTGAGAGAGCAATCACGCCGCACTTTCCAGT
The sequence above is drawn from the Pantoea nemavictus genome and encodes:
- a CDS encoding LacI family DNA-binding transcriptional regulator, whose product is MKAVTLAELAKQVGVGVATVDRVLNDRGGVSPAMSKKILQAARDAGLKRILPEEHRHPWQIEVLLSGNASFFFQQLAQDFATLADELGYRRLRLHRTLIPENAPEKLAAHITASSKKRDALIVFAHENPLIYAALADCKARGVPVITLVADLPDAARLCHVGIDQYKAGRTAGLMLGSMLSQPGEVVLMSGRADYAAHRLRIEGFQAVLAERFPQLRLREILAGQDERARISRLLEKTLAASPPIVGLYNTGIGNTQIYEALSRHRLDGKVVYVTHELYSTTRQLLQDRVLTLTIDQNTLRHAQLALTLLLRHLEEGDIPDIYQPGKVDFMLFTQENFT